In one window of Thermodesulfobacteriota bacterium DNA:
- a CDS encoding class I SAM-dependent methyltransferase, whose product MLNKLFSILSGRFAGRGTPDAAPSIKHPWQVGNVKNDRCDNQEYKKLVQEEIAEYSSVEITKDLKLGGIHDMGAWHYYWKHVNRRVEERLGCSNIWPLMEKNANAMERPRILSLGCGHGGHELGLARRLRTGYHITALDLNENILKTARETAAREKLNIKFECADLNYISLPEGGFDFIFSQASLHHIMNLEHLFDQIRKALSENGEFYIADIIGKNRVILWDENLRFLNRLVREIPERFRRDERGRLIKKISISKGEGMEGIRQEELYGILLDHMKTKFVYPHNAFIRFIATHPVLGRNLSEDTAEARGVLDYLIQEDDRSVDSKALRPTEFLGIFGNG is encoded by the coding sequence GTGCTGAACAAGCTCTTCTCTATTCTCTCCGGTAGGTTCGCCGGGCGGGGCACGCCTGACGCGGCCCCATCCATAAAGCACCCCTGGCAGGTCGGGAACGTCAAAAACGACAGGTGCGACAACCAGGAGTACAAGAAACTCGTGCAGGAGGAGATAGCCGAGTACAGCAGCGTCGAGATAACGAAGGATTTGAAGCTTGGCGGGATACATGACATGGGCGCGTGGCACTATTACTGGAAGCACGTGAACAGAAGGGTCGAGGAGCGCCTGGGCTGCTCCAACATATGGCCACTAATGGAAAAAAACGCGAACGCGATGGAGCGGCCCAGGATATTGAGCCTGGGCTGCGGCCACGGGGGGCACGAGCTGGGCCTGGCGAGGAGGCTCAGGACAGGCTACCATATAACCGCGCTCGACCTGAACGAGAACATATTGAAGACGGCGCGCGAGACGGCGGCCCGCGAGAAACTGAACATCAAGTTCGAGTGCGCGGACCTGAACTACATATCCCTTCCCGAGGGCGGATTTGATTTCATCTTTTCGCAGGCCTCCCTCCATCATATAATGAACCTCGAGCACCTCTTCGATCAGATAAGGAAGGCCCTATCGGAGAACGGCGAGTTTTACATAGCTGACATAATCGGAAAGAATCGCGTTATCCTCTGGGACGAGAACCTCAGGTTCCTTAACAGGCTCGTCCGTGAAATACCGGAGAGGTTCAGGAGGGACGAGAGAGGCCGCCTGATAAAGAAGATATCCATCAGCAAGGGGGAAGGCATGGAGGGGATCAGGCAGGAGGAGCTGTACGGCATCCTTCTCGACCACATGAAAACGAAGTTCGTCTACCCCCATAACGCGTTCATCAGGTTCATCGCAACCCATCCCGTTCTGGGGAGGAACCTCTCCGAGGACACGGCCGAGGCCAGGGGCGTACTTGATTACCTCATTCAAGAGGACGACAGGAGCGTAGATTCAAAAGCGCTCCGCCCGACCGAGTTCCTGGGCATATTCGGGAATGGATAA
- a CDS encoding glycosyltransferase family 4 protein: protein MNKKIKILFISHSSAFYGAEQSMFFLLRHMDRGVFEPVVVLPGGKGALVDKLDGLGLKKIVLEAPTSWIRPAAPLEAAAGLVSELKLVGPLVNLIRDESIDIVYTNTMTRISGAIAARLAGKPHVWHIREVLKDHPLRSPFSIDATFGIVECLSDRLITNSKSVAAQFPSAPEGKVSVVYNAVDTGAFVSAKPAGKLRNELGIGQDCPLVGIIGTIHRHKNHEDLLNAFAHLKKDESKAKLLIIGQPDREYKPVLLELIERHSLGDSVKFVDFRNDMPEVFSELDIIVVASLGEPFGRTTIEAMAAGKPVVATNTGASPEIVVDGVTGLLVPVRAPDRMAEAIMRILGDPALAERMGAAGRERVLNVFTKENYISGIESVFREVHGRYEKEAPRPSTHEKLLYDVSSIIGPDELYGIFMQISKLAKMERELAEKDRLLAEKDRQIQALLDSWSWKVTGPLRRVFESARKP from the coding sequence ATGAACAAAAAAATTAAAATCCTCTTCATCTCCCATTCCTCCGCGTTCTACGGCGCGGAGCAGAGCATGTTTTTTCTGCTCCGGCACATGGACAGGGGCGTCTTCGAGCCCGTTGTCGTGCTCCCGGGAGGGAAGGGCGCGCTTGTCGATAAGCTCGACGGCCTGGGCCTTAAAAAGATTGTCCTTGAAGCCCCGACCTCGTGGATACGCCCGGCTGCCCCTTTGGAGGCCGCGGCAGGGCTCGTTAGCGAGCTTAAGCTCGTCGGGCCCCTCGTAAATCTCATACGCGACGAGTCGATAGACATTGTCTATACGAACACCATGACCAGGATTTCCGGGGCCATAGCGGCCAGGCTCGCCGGAAAGCCGCATGTCTGGCACATAAGGGAGGTGTTGAAGGACCACCCTCTAAGGAGCCCTTTCAGCATCGACGCGACATTCGGCATTGTCGAATGTCTCTCCGACCGGCTCATAACCAACTCGAAGAGCGTGGCAGCGCAGTTCCCGTCCGCCCCGGAGGGCAAGGTCTCGGTCGTGTACAACGCGGTCGATACCGGCGCGTTCGTAAGCGCGAAGCCGGCCGGGAAACTCCGGAACGAGCTCGGCATCGGCCAGGACTGCCCCCTTGTCGGGATAATCGGCACCATACACAGGCACAAAAACCACGAAGACCTCCTGAACGCGTTCGCGCACCTCAAAAAGGATGAGAGCAAGGCGAAGCTCCTTATAATCGGGCAGCCCGACCGCGAATACAAGCCCGTCCTCCTTGAGCTTATTGAAAGGCACAGCCTCGGCGACTCCGTCAAATTCGTCGACTTCCGTAACGACATGCCCGAGGTCTTCAGCGAGCTGGATATAATAGTCGTCGCCTCGCTCGGCGAGCCCTTCGGGAGGACGACCATCGAGGCGATGGCAGCTGGAAAACCCGTTGTCGCGACAAATACCGGCGCGTCTCCGGAAATAGTTGTCGACGGCGTGACAGGGCTCCTCGTGCCTGTGCGCGCCCCGGACAGAATGGCAGAGGCCATAATGAGGATACTCGGCGACCCCGCGCTTGCCGAAAGGATGGGGGCAGCCGGAAGGGAGCGCGTCCTGAATGTGTTCACAAAAGAGAATTACATTTCGGGCATCGAGAGCGTATTCAGGGAAGTTCACGGACGATACGAAAAAGAAGCTCCCCGGCCATCCACTCATGAGAAGCTGCTCTATGATGTCTCCTCCATAATAGGGCCTGACGAGCTGTACGGGATTTTCATGCAGATAAGCAAGCTCGCCAAAATGGAGCGCGAGCTTGCGGAGAAGGACCGCCTGCTAGCCGAGAAGGACCGCCAGATACAGGCGCTGCTCGATTCCTGGAGCTGGAAGGTCACAGGGCCGCTCCGCCGCGTTTTTGAAAGCGCAAGGAAGCCCTGA
- a CDS encoding glycosyltransferase codes for MAERAIEIASFPMPDEDTYYFRLYYDALAKHGYKIVDTKGKSFGPAWLKENSGRVRILHFHWPAYLYSDRNALVFLKKLLLFILNLRRAKSMGYKIAWTVHNLFPHERNNMALEYAGRLAISWFSDVVFVHFLEAKGMVSRFFLRKKDVYMIPHGNFSAIFENKCGRDEARKRLGIPPDAFVYILFGPVRPYKGIESAIQAFKKMDDKGSVLIVAGNPKDKHLGDFVSDEARSNTRIFPFLRFIEKNEVQYFFNASDAVLLPYRQVFTSGNLFLALTFSRPVVAPDMGIISEVVDDSCGVKYSPDAANENLLEAMRKIRTVDFAKASEAACVKASAYSWERSAEISRMAFGTLLGRVNCHEQKN; via the coding sequence ATGGCTGAGAGAGCAATAGAAATCGCCTCCTTCCCCATGCCCGACGAGGACACCTATTATTTCAGGCTTTACTATGACGCGCTTGCGAAGCATGGGTATAAGATAGTGGACACGAAGGGTAAATCCTTCGGCCCGGCCTGGCTCAAGGAGAACAGCGGCAGGGTGCGGATATTGCATTTCCACTGGCCAGCGTATTTGTATTCTGACCGGAACGCCCTTGTTTTTTTGAAAAAGCTTCTTCTTTTCATCCTGAACCTCCGCCGCGCAAAATCAATGGGATATAAGATAGCGTGGACAGTTCACAACCTCTTCCCCCATGAGCGGAACAATATGGCGCTCGAATACGCTGGGCGGCTTGCCATATCGTGGTTTTCGGATGTCGTATTCGTGCATTTTCTTGAGGCGAAAGGAATGGTGTCCCGGTTTTTTCTGAGAAAGAAAGATGTCTATATGATACCCCACGGCAATTTCAGCGCAATCTTCGAAAATAAATGCGGCAGGGATGAGGCGAGAAAACGGCTCGGCATCCCGCCGGATGCATTCGTCTACATCCTCTTCGGTCCGGTAAGGCCCTATAAGGGGATTGAGAGCGCGATTCAGGCCTTCAAAAAGATGGACGACAAGGGCTCGGTCCTAATCGTCGCCGGGAACCCGAAAGACAAGCACCTGGGCGACTTCGTCTCGGACGAGGCAAGGTCGAACACCCGGATATTCCCTTTCCTCAGGTTCATAGAAAAAAACGAAGTCCAGTATTTTTTTAACGCCTCGGATGCCGTTCTGCTCCCGTACAGACAGGTATTCACGTCCGGCAATCTCTTCCTGGCGTTGACCTTCAGCAGGCCGGTGGTCGCACCGGATATGGGCATAATCTCGGAGGTGGTGGACGATAGCTGCGGGGTAAAGTATTCGCCGGACGCGGCTAACGAAAACCTTTTAGAAGCCATGCGGAAGATAAGAACGGTTGATTTTGCGAAGGCGTCTGAGGCCGCCTGTGTAAAGGCATCAGCCTACAGCTGGGAGAGGTCGGCGGAGATTTCACGCATGGCGTTCGGGACTCTTTTAGGCCGCGTAAATTGCCATGAACAAAAAAATTAA
- a CDS encoding glycosyltransferase family 2 protein, with product MNRPKVHLIILNWNGKKDTLECLESVGKLSYPNFETIVVDNGSSDGSVEALKEKFPGLRLIETGENLGFAEGNNVGIRYALKNGAEYVFLLNNDTTIEPDALGHLVDFAETDTRTGIVGPKILFYSEPGRIWFAGGIVDFDKGSSHRGGGRPDDGKFDEAVETDYITGCAFLIKAGVINEVGLMSPDYFLLFEETDWCLRARKAGYGIFYVPGARVYHKCSTSFSFGKPRAKRAARAPSWIYYYVRNNLLLVNRHLSGLARLKAYLKCLRRNLRWLELENPEQRIERLFAMFAGELDFMLGRLGKRNNLDFRRFWVR from the coding sequence ATGAACCGCCCGAAGGTCCACCTTATCATCCTTAACTGGAACGGGAAGAAGGACACGCTGGAATGCCTTGAGTCCGTCGGCAAGCTCAGCTATCCCAACTTCGAGACCATAGTCGTTGATAACGGGTCAAGTGACGGTTCCGTAGAGGCACTAAAAGAGAAATTCCCCGGGTTGCGCCTGATAGAGACCGGGGAGAACCTCGGCTTTGCGGAAGGAAATAACGTCGGGATAAGATACGCGCTTAAGAACGGCGCGGAATATGTTTTTCTACTGAATAACGACACGACGATAGAGCCGGACGCATTGGGCCATCTGGTCGATTTTGCGGAAACAGATACAAGGACAGGCATAGTCGGGCCGAAGATCCTTTTTTATTCTGAGCCCGGAAGGATATGGTTCGCTGGCGGTATCGTCGATTTCGACAAGGGCTCCTCTCACAGGGGCGGCGGCAGGCCCGACGACGGTAAGTTCGACGAGGCCGTCGAGACGGATTACATAACGGGCTGCGCATTTCTTATAAAGGCAGGTGTCATAAACGAGGTCGGGCTCATGTCCCCCGATTATTTTCTGCTCTTTGAAGAGACCGACTGGTGCCTCAGGGCAAGAAAGGCGGGATACGGGATATTCTATGTGCCCGGCGCAAGAGTCTACCATAAATGCTCTACCTCCTTTTCCTTCGGCAAGCCTCGCGCCAAACGGGCGGCCCGCGCGCCTTCCTGGATATACTATTACGTCAGGAATAATCTCCTCCTGGTAAACCGCCACCTTAGCGGCCTTGCCCGCCTGAAAGCCTATCTTAAATGCCTGAGAAGGAATTTAAGGTGGCTTGAATTGGAGAACCCCGAACAGCGGATTGAAAGGCTTTTTGCGATGTTCGCGGGCGAGCTCGATTTCATGCTGGGAAGATTAGGGAAAAGAAACAACCTCGACTTCCGCCGGTTCTGGGTCAGGTAG
- a CDS encoding class I SAM-dependent methyltransferase → MVFSKILNREKAETEKKDLMGEVLKYAGHEENEVEVASLIAKLLPKYVKGTNYMKWFPFWEKNGFHVTPNHYYQPIPDTRTLKDELWERESEMPGVDMRVEAQKDFLLNIFPRFREEYDGFPKGPTGVPHEFHFNNRMFDGTDALVLYCMVRHFKPKRIIECGSGFSTLMSAKAALMNGNTELTSIEPYPSEVLKKGFPGLSRLSVQKIEEVDLSIFSELKDGDILFIDTSHVLRCGNDVHRIYLEIIPRLAPGVIIHVHDIFFPKEYPKSWMFKLYRSWTEQYLLQGFLAFNNQYEVLFCNSYMALKFLPEMKAAFPNSEPFWGGGSFWMRKKTRG, encoded by the coding sequence ATGGTTTTTTCAAAGATACTAAATAGGGAAAAGGCGGAAACTGAAAAAAAGGACCTGATGGGCGAGGTCCTCAAGTACGCCGGCCACGAAGAGAACGAGGTGGAGGTCGCCTCCTTGATAGCGAAGCTTCTGCCGAAGTATGTCAAGGGAACGAATTACATGAAGTGGTTCCCTTTCTGGGAAAAGAACGGCTTCCATGTCACCCCGAACCACTATTACCAGCCCATACCCGACACCCGGACTCTAAAGGACGAATTATGGGAACGCGAATCAGAGATGCCTGGCGTGGACATGAGAGTCGAGGCCCAGAAGGATTTCCTTCTAAACATATTCCCCCGGTTCAGGGAAGAGTATGACGGGTTCCCGAAGGGGCCGACCGGCGTTCCGCACGAGTTCCACTTCAATAACAGGATGTTCGACGGCACGGACGCGCTCGTCCTCTACTGCATGGTGCGCCATTTCAAGCCCAAACGGATAATCGAGTGCGGTTCGGGCTTCTCGACGCTCATGTCCGCAAAGGCCGCACTGATGAACGGGAATACCGAACTGACCTCGATAGAGCCTTATCCTTCCGAAGTCCTTAAAAAGGGTTTTCCAGGGCTCTCAAGGCTCAGCGTGCAGAAGATAGAAGAGGTCGACCTGTCCATCTTCAGCGAGTTGAAGGATGGGGACATCTTATTCATCGATACGTCTCATGTGTTGAGGTGCGGCAACGACGTGCACAGGATATACCTGGAGATAATCCCGAGGCTCGCGCCGGGGGTCATTATCCATGTGCATGACATATTCTTCCCGAAGGAATACCCGAAGAGCTGGATGTTCAAGCTGTACCGCTCCTGGACGGAGCAGTATTTGCTCCAGGGCTTTCTGGCATTTAACAACCAATACGAAGTGCTCTTCTGCAACAGCTATATGGCGCTCAAGTTCCTTCCGGAGATGAAGGCCGCTTTCCCCAATTCGGAGCCGTTCTGGGGCGGCGGCAGCTTCTGGATGAGGAAAAAAACACGGGGATGA
- a CDS encoding glycosyltransferase, whose product MKITYIVGIFPKLSETFVLNQITDLIDMGHDVEIISANRPKEEVVHESVERYGLLRKTHYLTRNQSTIGFELNERLVSALFFTDIIHAHFAARQTEVALKIARSFGIPYVFTAHAYDIFVNPDAGALREKFEAASKAITISHFNKDYLLKLLGEDLREKIEVVRCGVRLEDFNLVERNPGDKVRILFVGRFVEKKGIRHAIEAFKDVASEIGNAELRIIGDGELKDEIVGMINAFNLQEKVVLLGPMPQSAVLKEMEGADIFLLPSVTAENGDREGVPVSIMEASATGLPVVSSLHTGIPEVVIDGKTGFLAPEKDTALLARRLKELIRDPDLRRRMGKEGRANIERLYSHGAEMERLEGLFKGLLKGREPISGLSGSLRQMLEERVRGFAAEFESDLQQKKEELNVKSGKIRAYERELQNISRYVDELEKTCIGEGS is encoded by the coding sequence GTGAAGATAACATACATAGTCGGCATTTTCCCCAAGCTATCAGAGACGTTCGTGCTGAACCAGATAACCGACCTCATTGACATGGGTCACGACGTCGAGATAATATCAGCGAACAGGCCGAAGGAAGAGGTCGTCCACGAGAGCGTTGAGCGATACGGCCTTCTCCGGAAGACCCATTACCTTACGAGAAACCAGTCAACCATCGGTTTCGAGCTTAACGAGAGGCTCGTCTCCGCCCTTTTTTTCACCGATATCATCCACGCCCACTTTGCGGCGAGACAGACGGAAGTAGCCCTGAAAATTGCGAGGTCGTTCGGCATCCCGTATGTTTTCACGGCCCATGCCTATGACATATTCGTAAACCCGGATGCAGGCGCGCTCCGCGAGAAGTTCGAAGCGGCATCAAAGGCGATTACGATTTCGCATTTCAACAAGGACTATCTTTTAAAACTGCTCGGCGAGGACCTGAGGGAAAAGATAGAGGTCGTAAGGTGCGGGGTCAGGCTTGAGGATTTTAATTTAGTCGAGAGGAATCCCGGAGACAAGGTAAGGATTCTCTTTGTCGGACGCTTTGTCGAGAAAAAAGGAATCCGCCACGCGATTGAGGCATTCAAAGATGTCGCCTCTGAGATAGGCAATGCGGAACTAAGGATAATCGGCGACGGGGAGCTGAAGGACGAAATCGTCGGGATGATAAACGCCTTCAACCTCCAAGAGAAGGTCGTGCTCCTCGGCCCCATGCCGCAGTCTGCCGTCTTGAAAGAGATGGAAGGAGCTGACATATTCCTCCTTCCCTCCGTTACCGCTGAAAACGGCGACAGGGAGGGCGTGCCAGTCTCGATAATGGAGGCCTCGGCAACTGGCCTGCCGGTGGTATCGAGCCTGCACACCGGCATCCCGGAGGTCGTCATAGACGGGAAGACCGGATTCCTTGCGCCCGAGAAGGACACTGCCCTGCTTGCCCGGAGGCTAAAGGAGCTTATCCGCGACCCTGACCTGAGAAGGCGGATGGGAAAAGAGGGCAGGGCAAATATAGAAAGGCTTTACAGCCACGGGGCTGAGATGGAAAGGCTCGAAGGCCTTTTCAAGGGACTGCTGAAAGGGCGGGAGCCCATATCCGGACTTTCCGGAAGCCTCAGGCAAATGCTCGAAGAAAGGGTGAGGGGCTTTGCCGCCGAATTTGAGAGCGATTTGCAGCAAAAGAAAGAGGAACTGAATGTAAAATCCGGGAAGATACGCGCATACGAGAGAGAGCTTCAGAATATCAGCCGATACGTCGACGAGCTTGAGAAAACCTGCATCGGGGAGGGCAGCTAA
- a CDS encoding methyltransferase domain-containing protein, translated as MSRDFKDFYEGYWEHRKQIGKIHTKKGYYIPERLKAVVSLMPADGRKIKVLDMGCGEGTLGMLLKEKFKDLYAVGCDISENTVELARPFYDKTAQVDLDNDSLEQRVGNERFDYIVCVEILEHLMHPDRALKKLKGLLSKDGRMIVSFPNIAWWKYRLTLLKGHFPEESRLYHHAEHLHDFTMHTFMKLLKDSGLESLEIGGEFIPPKFMQKYLPKGMVNGFMRKYPNLFGYQVVIKTKAV; from the coding sequence ATGAGCAGAGATTTCAAAGATTTCTACGAAGGCTACTGGGAGCACCGGAAACAGATAGGGAAGATACACACCAAGAAGGGATATTATATCCCGGAGAGGCTAAAGGCCGTTGTCTCCCTCATGCCCGCCGACGGCAGAAAAATAAAGGTGCTCGACATGGGCTGCGGCGAGGGCACCTTGGGGATGCTCCTCAAGGAGAAGTTCAAGGACCTCTACGCTGTCGGGTGCGACATTTCCGAAAACACCGTCGAGCTCGCGCGCCCCTTTTACGACAAGACGGCCCAGGTGGACCTTGATAACGACAGCCTTGAGCAAAGGGTCGGGAACGAGAGGTTCGATTATATCGTATGCGTCGAGATACTCGAACATCTCATGCACCCGGACAGGGCGCTAAAGAAGTTGAAGGGCCTCCTTTCAAAGGACGGCAGGATGATAGTCTCCTTCCCGAATATCGCCTGGTGGAAATACAGATTGACGCTCCTTAAGGGGCACTTCCCTGAGGAGAGCAGGCTTTACCATCATGCCGAGCACCTGCATGATTTCACTATGCACACTTTCATGAAGCTCTTGAAGGACTCCGGGCTTGAGTCGCTGGAAATAGGCGGCGAGTTCATCCCGCCCAAGTTCATGCAGAAGTACCTCCCGAAAGGCATGGTGAACGGGTTCATGAGAAAATACCCGAACCTTTTCGGGTATCAGGTGGTCATAAAGACGAAGGCGGTTTGA
- the cysC gene encoding adenylyl-sulfate kinase, whose amino-acid sequence MGSYMQKGFTIWFTGLSGAGKTTLSNLLHHSLQERGVTNVEVLDGDVVRTHLSKGLGFTKEDRDTNIRRIGWVAHLLSKHRVPNLVSAISPYREVRDEVRNLIEHTGGEFIEVFVDCPVEVCEKRDVKGLYAKARAGELKLFTGVDDPYEPPHNPEIHIRTDQVSVQQGVDMILKHISEKGLI is encoded by the coding sequence ATGGGCTCATACATGCAAAAAGGCTTCACAATCTGGTTCACCGGGCTATCCGGCGCGGGAAAAACGACGCTTTCGAACCTCCTGCACCATAGCCTTCAGGAAAGGGGCGTGACAAACGTCGAGGTGCTTGACGGCGATGTCGTAAGGACGCACCTTTCCAAGGGGCTGGGCTTCACCAAGGAAGACAGGGACACCAACATAAGGAGGATAGGCTGGGTCGCCCACCTCCTTTCCAAGCACAGGGTTCCGAATCTCGTATCCGCCATTTCACCATACAGGGAAGTCAGGGACGAGGTCAGGAACTTGATAGAACACACCGGGGGAGAGTTTATTGAGGTGTTCGTCGACTGCCCGGTCGAGGTCTGCGAAAAGAGGGATGTGAAGGGCCTTTATGCAAAGGCGAGGGCCGGCGAGCTTAAGCTCTTCACCGGGGTTGACGACCCTTACGAGCCGCCGCACAATCCTGAAATCCATATAAGGACCGACCAGGTCTCGGTGCAACAAGGCGTGGATATGATATTGAAGCATATCTCCGAAAAAGGGCTTATCTGA
- a CDS encoding sulfotransferase, translating into MDRALLKYIVFGNQKSGTTAIASLIADFGGLSKQMDIPEFWEAEQSIHSGRLSFESFVNANPHRYAVSLLKEPCLTFFYDDVLKVFPDSRHIFVVRHPADNIRSMLDRLKVPGDLEDVELADGFHKAWRDVFYGSLLNLKGSEKYIERLARRWVIATEVYLKNRDRMLLAKYEDFVCDKYGFIKRTAEKLGIEQKNDISGLLDIQYQSRGSGRGKPLAEFFGKSNIGIINDVCRPYLKEFSYSELK; encoded by the coding sequence ATGGACCGCGCTCTTCTGAAATACATAGTGTTTGGCAATCAAAAGTCGGGGACTACTGCAATAGCCAGTCTCATAGCGGATTTCGGAGGCTTGTCGAAGCAAATGGATATTCCCGAATTTTGGGAAGCCGAGCAGAGCATTCATTCCGGCAGATTGTCTTTCGAGTCTTTTGTAAATGCTAATCCGCACAGGTATGCGGTTTCTTTGCTCAAAGAGCCATGCCTGACATTTTTTTACGATGATGTCCTGAAGGTTTTCCCTGATTCGCGGCATATTTTTGTGGTCCGGCATCCGGCTGACAATATCAGGAGTATGCTGGACAGGCTGAAAGTGCCTGGAGACCTTGAAGATGTCGAGCTTGCCGATGGATTTCACAAGGCCTGGAGGGATGTTTTTTACGGCTCCCTTCTAAATCTGAAAGGAAGTGAAAAGTACATTGAAAGGCTCGCAAGGAGATGGGTCATTGCTACAGAAGTATATTTGAAGAACAGGGACAGGATGCTGCTGGCGAAATACGAAGATTTTGTTTGCGATAAATACGGTTTCATAAAAAGGACCGCTGAAAAACTTGGAATCGAGCAGAAGAATGACATTTCAGGGCTTCTCGATATCCAATATCAGTCAAGGGGCTCTGGAAGGGGCAAGCCTCTCGCGGAATTTTTCGGGAAAAGTAACATTGGGATAATTAATGACGTTTGCAGGCCTTATTTGAAAGAGTTTTCCTATTCGGAGTTGAAGTAA
- a CDS encoding ABC transporter ATP-binding protein encodes MSGTAIRINNVSKSYRMYPAPADRMKELLHPFGKKYHKDFWALRDVSLEVPKGTTFGIVGQNGSGKSTLLQIIAGILSPTTGSVEVSGRISALLELGAGFNKEFTGRENVFLQGAMRGISREEMEEKFDSITAFADIGHFIDQPVKKYSSGMYVRLAFACAINIDPEILIVDEALAVGDAMFQRRCYRRLEEFQKSGKTILFVSHNVGTVTSICTQAMFLDRGRVVCMGSPKEVVNAYSKALAEREAEYARKMSGGKDAAATNWTEDGEDERVEGTGEFRFGAGGAELKEIELLNGNGEPTTFVEAGEPYTVRARVLFKKDMEEPVLGFMIKTLNGLELSGASTESAKTPIGAVKKGDVREIRFDQKMNLNPGQYAITSSVAEFDKSERVFHDRRLDVIFFKVIGTTGSHGLIDCNSSISLSRIDMTNI; translated from the coding sequence ATGTCCGGGACCGCCATACGCATAAATAACGTAAGCAAGAGCTACCGTATGTACCCCGCCCCTGCCGACAGGATGAAGGAGCTCCTCCATCCCTTCGGCAAGAAATACCACAAGGACTTCTGGGCGCTCCGGGACGTAAGCCTTGAGGTGCCGAAGGGCACGACCTTCGGCATAGTCGGGCAGAACGGCTCCGGGAAAAGCACGCTTTTGCAGATAATCGCCGGGATACTCAGCCCCACTACGGGGAGCGTTGAGGTAAGCGGCAGGATATCGGCCCTTCTTGAGCTCGGCGCTGGTTTTAACAAGGAATTCACCGGCAGGGAGAACGTCTTCCTGCAGGGCGCGATGCGGGGAATATCGAGGGAGGAGATGGAGGAGAAGTTCGACTCCATAACGGCCTTTGCCGACATAGGCCACTTCATAGACCAGCCCGTTAAGAAGTATTCGAGCGGCATGTACGTGCGGCTCGCCTTCGCCTGCGCCATAAACATAGACCCGGAGATACTCATAGTGGACGAGGCGCTTGCCGTGGGCGACGCGATGTTCCAAAGGCGGTGCTACCGGAGGCTTGAGGAGTTCCAGAAGAGCGGGAAGACGATATTGTTCGTCTCGCACAACGTCGGCACCGTCACGAGCATCTGCACGCAGGCCATGTTCCTTGACAGGGGCAGGGTGGTGTGCATGGGAAGCCCCAAAGAGGTGGTGAACGCATACAGCAAGGCGCTGGCTGAGAGGGAGGCCGAGTACGCCAGGAAGATGAGCGGCGGGAAAGATGCTGCGGCAACGAACTGGACGGAGGACGGGGAGGACGAGAGGGTCGAGGGCACCGGCGAATTTCGCTTCGGCGCGGGCGGCGCGGAATTGAAGGAAATCGAGCTTCTGAACGGGAATGGCGAGCCGACGACATTCGTCGAGGCCGGAGAGCCGTATACAGTCAGAGCCAGGGTGCTCTTTAAAAAGGACATGGAAGAGCCTGTCCTGGGCTTCATGATAAAGACGCTGAACGGCCTGGAGCTTTCAGGCGCGAGCACCGAATCTGCGAAGACCCCGATAGGGGCTGTAAAGAAGGGAGATGTCAGGGAGATACGCTTCGACCAGAAAATGAACCTCAACCCCGGCCAGTACGCGATAACTTCCTCGGTTGCGGAATTCGACAAGAGCGAAAGGGTATTCCACGACAGAAGGCTTGACGTGATATTTTTCAAGGTGATAGGTACGACAGGATCTCACGGACTGATTGATTGCAATAGTTCGATTTCACTAAGCCGGATCGATATGACAAATATATAA